The genome window TACCTGCCCATGATCATTGAACTGCCCGTAGCCATGCTGGCCTGCGCCCGCATCGGGGCCATTCACAGCGTGGTATTCGGCGGATTCAGCTCCGAGGCGATCGCGAACCGGATTACAGACTGCGGGGCCAAACTCGTGATCACCGCAGACGGCGGATACCGGGCCGGAAAGCCCGTCCCCCTGAAGAAAAATGTGGACGCCGCCCTGGAGTCCTGCCCGGATGTGGAAACCGTGATCGTGGTTAACCGCACCGATTCGGACGCCCGGCTGGACGGCAAAAAACAAATCTGGTGGGCAGATGCCGTAAAGGACCCGAATCTCCCGGATTATGTGGAACCCGAACCCATGGATGCCGAAGATCCGCTGTTTATCCTCTACACCAGCGGCAGCACGGGAAAACCCAAAGGCGTGGTCCATACCCACGGGGGCTACCTCCTGTATTCGGCCATCACCACACGCCTGGTGTTTGACTTAAAAGATGATGAAATCTTCTGGTGCACCGCGGATATCGGCTGGATTACCGGGCACAGCTACATCGTCTACGGCCCGATGATAAACGGCCTCTCCGGCGTAATGTTTGAAGGCGTGCCGAGCTATCCGGACTTCGACCGGTTCTGGGCGATTGTTGAAAAATATAAAATCAACAAGTTCTATACCGCGCCCACGGCCATCCGGGCGCTGGCCAAGGAAGGCGACGAACACGTGCACAAGCACGACATCTCCTCACTGACTCTTCTGGGAACCGTGGGTGAGCCCATCAATCCGGAGGCCTGGCGCTGGTATCTGCATCATGTGGGCCGGGACTGGTGCCCGATCATCGATACCTGGTGGCAGACCGAGACCGGCGGGCATATGATCACCCCGCTTCCCGGAGTTGGGCCCATCAAACCGGGCTCCTGCTCCTACCCCTTTTTCGGGGTGGAGCCGGTGATTCTGGATGATACCGGGGAGCCGGTCAAGTATCCGAATGAAGAAGGCATTCTCTGCATCCGCCAGCCCTGGCCGGGTATCGCCCGTACGGTTTACGGGGACCATGAGCGTTTCCGGGACACCTATTTCAGCCACGCGCCCGGCATGTATTTCACCGGCGACGGCGCCAAACAGGACGAGGACGGCTATTTCTGGATTATCGGCCGGATCGATGATGTAATCAATGTCTCCGGCCACCGCCTGGGCACGGCAGAAGTGGAGTCCGCCCTGGTGCTCAACAAGAACGTAGCCGAAGCCGCAGTGGTTGGCGTCCCCCACTCTATCAAAGGCCAGGGCATCTATGCCTTTATCATCTTAAAAAGCGGGGTCACGCCTTCGGATGACCTGAAAAAGGAGCTTGTCGGTCAGGTCAGAAAAGAAATCGGCCCGATCGCCACCATTGACGTCATTCAGTGGACCGACGGATTGCCTAAAACCCGGAGCGGAAAGATCATGCGGCGGATTTTGAAGAAAATTGCGGCCGGCAAACTGGACGAACTGGGGGATACCTCAACCATTGCCGATGAATCGGTCATTGACAAACTGATCGAGGAGCGGGTTGATATCTCCTCTTTATAAGAAAAACCGCCGGCCATGGGGATAAAAATTGGCATTGCAAGGGATGACCGGTTTTTGGCGCATAAAACCGGTCATTTTCATCCCGAACATCCCAAGCGGCTGGATGCCATCTACCGGATGCTGGACCGGGAATTTGCCGGCCGGCTCCAAACCTATACGGCGCTGCCTGCGGCCATGGATCTGGTGGAAGCGGTCCATTCGCCGGAGCATATCCGGCGGATACTAAAAACCGCGGAGCAGCATGTTACCAACCTGGCCCCGGATACGCCGGTATCGGCAAAATCCTACATGGCGGCCTGGCTGGCAGCCGGCTCGTGCATTCAGGGGGTGGATGCCCTGTTAAACAGCGAATGCACGTCTTTTTTTGCCCTGCTCCGTCCGCCCGGCCATCACGCGCTGGCCAACCGGGCGGGCGGCTTCTGCATCTTCAACAACGTGGCCATAGCCGCCAGATATGCGCTAAACCATCACCGGCTGGAGCGGATCCTGGTGATTGACTGGGATGTCCACCATGGAAACGGCATTCAGGCGCTTTTCTATCATGACCCCCGGGTGCTCTATGTATCCACCCATGACCTGATGCTATACCCCTATTCCGGCGAGCCCGAGCAGACCGGCACCGACTGGGGCGAAGGCTACACCATCAATGCCCCGCTGGGCCGATCCATGACCGATGATGACATCATCTGGCTGTATCAGGCGATCCTCTCACCGGTGATTGAATCCTACCGACCGGAATTGATCATGGTATCCGCCGGCTTTGACGCGCACAGGGATGATCCGCTGGGCCGGTCCCAATGGACGGAGGCCGCCTATACGGGGATTACCCGGCTGCTCATCCATGCCAAAAAAGGGGTTGGGGACCCGCCCATATTTCTTGCCCTGGAAGGCGGGTATAACCCGGGCGCCCTTGTCAGCTCGGTTCATTCTGTGTTATTGGAACTTTTTGAGAACGAAAGCCGAATGCCGGAGGTATCACCCACTTATGAAAAAACCAGGCATCTCGTCCACCGGCTGCTTAAAATTCACTCAAAATACGGACTTATGGCATGATTAAGGCAAGAATTCCGGCGCACGATACGGCATCCGCCAACCTGCAATCCTATGAGGAAACCCGGCGGCAATTTGATTGGACCGAAATTGAAAAGGAATTTTCCTGGTACGGCAAAGACCGGATGAACATCATCACCGAATCCATTGATCGGTGGGCGGCAGACCCGGAACGGACCGATCATCCGGCCATGATTTTCCAAAAGCAGGGGGTTATTGAAGCCTACACCTACCGGCAGCTCAAGGAAAAATCCTGCCAATGGGCGGCCATGCTTTCCAAACGGGGATTTACCCAGGGCGACCGGCTGATCACCCTGCTTCCGCCCTCACCGGAAACCTTTTTTGCCATGGCCGCCTGCGCCCGCATCGGGGTGATTTTCTGCCCCATATTCGCCACCGCCGGCTTTTATGAACTTGAAATTCGTTTAGAATCCACAGCCCCCAAAGGCGTGCTCACCCATCCGGACCTGGTGGAAAAGCTCTCCTACGAGTTTGCCTCAAATGTTGAATACATCTTCTTAACCCAAACCACCGGGCCCGGCCTGTTTTCCAATGAAACCCCGCTGGCGGCGGAAATCGATGCCATGCCCAAAGAATTTCCGGCAGAACCCCTGCCGGGAAACGCGCCGCTTTACATGATTTTTACCTCCGGCTCCACGCGCCCGCCCAAGGGCGTTATCCATACCCATCAGGATATGACGGGGATTCTGGCCTCCGCGCGATGGGTCCTGAATGTAAAGCCGGAGACAATCCTGTGGACCGATGCGGACCCCGCCTGGGTCACGGGCACGGTATACGGAGGGCTCGCCCCGTGGCTTTGCGGGATTACCTCGGTGATCCAGGGCGATCCGTTTACCGCGGCCAACTGGTACTGGACCATCGAGCGTCACCGGATATCGGTCTGCTATACCACCCCCCGCACCATCCGGGACTTGATGGAGGCGGGCGATGATCTGCCGTCCCGGTATGATTTAAGCTCCCTCAGGCATATGGCCACTGTGGGCGCGCCGCTGGTGCCGGATCTTTTCTACTGGGGCGGCAAATACCTCAACTGCTATCCGCATGACAACTGGTGGATGACCGAAACCGGCATCATCTGCATTGCCAACCTTCCGAGCCTGGATATAAAGCCGGGCGCCATTGGAAAGCCGATTCCGGGCATCAAGGCCGCCATTCTGGATGAAGCCGGCGAAGAGCTGCCGCCGCTTTCCCTGGGCGAACTGGCCTTAAAAGCGCCCTGGCCGGGCCTGATGCATGACCTGTGGCATGACAGCGCACGATTCCAGAAATACTTCAGAAACGACCAGTGGTTTGTCACCGGCGATATCGCCCTCTGCGATGAGGAGGGCTATTTCTATCATCAGGGCCGAAACGATGATCTCTTAAAAGCCGGGGGGGACAAGCTGATCGGCCCCTTTGAAATCGAACAGGTCCTGACCACCCACCCGGCGGTGGCGGAAGCCGCGGTTATTTCCAAAGGCAGCGAACCCGGCGAAGGGAGCTCCTACCTCAAGGCCTTTTTGACCTTAAAAAAGGGTTATATCAGCTCAAACCGGCTGAATTATGAAATCAAAGCCTACCTTAAGGCCAATTTCAGCAAGGATATCGAGCTGCGGGAAATCGTATTCCTCGACGCGCTTCCCAAAACCCGAAGCGGCAAGCTCCTGCGCCGCGTATTGCGGGCTTGGGAGCTGGGGCTGCCCGGGGGCGATGTCATCAACATGCAGGACTGATGGCAAAAATTGAGCGCTATCTGCTTTCTGGTTGGGGCCATCGAAATCGAAATCGGGATCGGGATCGCTATCGGGATCGACGCATCATGACGCTAGGACACGAGAGACTTGACGTTTACCATCTATCGATCAGCTACGTGGCCTGGGTATACGAAAAGGCCAAGGGGTTGAACGGCGTCCATCGCCCCGCACGGGACCAATGGCTTCGCGCGAGCCAGTCGATCCCGCTGAACATCGCCGAGGGCAACGGCAAGACCGCCGACGCGGACAGGCGGCGCTATTTTGAGATTGCGAGGGGCTCCGCGATAGAATGCGCCACCATTCAGGATGTTCTGGTTGTCGGCAAGGCGCTGGACAAGACCGAGAGCCGGAGCCGCAAAGACGAACTCGACCGCATGGCGGCGATGCTCAGCCGACTGGGCGGAAGAGGATACCAGGTTCGGGAGGATCATACATTCTATGGCCAGGAGGCTACAGGCGATTTCGATCCCGATAGCGATAGCGATTTGGACGGAGAAGGATCCTCGTCCCCCCAAGGGCCGGCATATCATTTACAACACCCTTTCCAGCGGACTTCTTAAATTGATGGCCGTGCTTTTCAACCGCCGGCCGTGCCACCCAAGCGGAGAATTCGCCTAAATGCGTGATCAACCCGCCATAGAGGGACTGTTTTCCTCTCCAGTGGCGCTTAAAGCCCTGATTGATGAAATACCCATGGGCATCCTTATCCTGGGCCCCTATCGTCGCATTATCACCATGAACCGGGCCCTTGAGGCCCTGACCGGGTTTTACCGGGAGGAGGCCGCGGGTATCGGCTGCCATCACATCCTCCGCAGCCGGATCTGCTTCAAGGAATGCCCGCTGCTGAAACTGGATAAACACTCCGAACCGCTCTCCTATGAAAGCGACATCATCAACAAGGATCGCCAGCGGATTCCCATCCGCGTCACCATGGCCCCTGTCATTGACACCTCCGGCGAGATCACCGGCTACATCGAAACCGTGGAGGACATCCGGGCCATCAACACCCATGATGCGGAAATGCATCAGGCATTCAGCTATTCGCATATCATCGGCAAAAGCCCAAAGATGGAAAGAATCTTTCAGATGCTCCCGTTGATTGCGCAGAACGATTCCTCGGTACTGATTACCGGAGAGACCGGGACCGGCAAGGACATGCTGGCCGAAGCAATCCATGAGTCCTCAAGCCGGGCAAAGGGGCCGTTTATCAAAGTCAACTGCGGGGCCCTGCCGGAAACACTGCTTGAATCCGAACTTTTCGGCCACAAAAAGGGGGCGTTCACCGGGGCGGTAGAAAACAAGCCCGGCCGATTCCGGCTGGCCCAGAACGGCTCCCTTTATCTGACGGAAATCGGGGATCTGCCGCTCGCGCTCCAGGTCAAGCTCCTGACCTTTTTAGACGATAAGATCGTTTACCCTTTGGGCAGCTCAAAAGGCGTTCATGTGGATGTCCGGGTCATTGCCGCCACCCACCGCCACCTGGAGCAAATGGTGAAAGCCGGGGAATTCAGGGAGGACCTTTTGTTTCGGCTGAACGTGGTTCGCCTGCATCTGCCGCCGCTCAGGGAGCGGGAGGAGGATCTGCGGCTGTTGATCGATCATTTTTTTAACCAATTTACAACCCATTTCGGCAAATCCGTTAAAGGATTTACCAAGCGGGCCTTAGACATTTTAAAAACCTATTCATATCCCGGAAACGTCCGGGAACTAAGAAATATCATTGAATATTCCGTCAATGTCTGCCAGGATGAGCACATTGACAGCCGCCACCTCCCGGCCTATCTGACCGAAACACCGCATGAGCCGAAACCCCGGAACGAAGCCATGGAAGCGCCCCAGCCCATGCAAACGCCGCCCCCCCGGGCGGCGGAATCCGTTCAGGGCAAAAATTGGGCGGAAATTGAAAAACAAATGATACTTGACGCCCTGTATCAGGCCGGCGGCCGGCGCAGCAAAGCCGCAGAAATTCTCGGCTGGGGCAGAAGCACCCTATGGCGTAAGATGAAGCATTATAAGATAAGCTGATGAAAAAGATTCTGATACCGATTTTCGGCAATGATATCTCCCCGCGATTCGACCTGACCGCTGAAGTTTATATCCTCAATGTTGACAAAAGCGGCCATTACCAGGATGAACGCATCGTGGTCCTGCCCCAGATCTCCGCCGAACATCTCTGCCATTTAATCCTTACGGAAAACGTCCATGTGGTGATCTGCGGCGGCATTGAAGATGAATATTACCAGTATCTGGCCTGGAAACGGATCACGGTTTACGACTCGGTAATCGGCCCGTGGCAGGCGGCAGTTTCGAGATATCTTGACAATTCCCTCCACTCCGGCGATATACTTGATAAGCTAAAGGAGGATTCCATACATGAGTGAGACTCTGACTTCGGAACGTATGAATGGCCGGACAAGCGAGAAAAAGACCCGGCGCAAACTCCAGCACCGATATCTCCGCCTCCGCCGCAATATGATCATCATTATGGTGCTTGTGACCATTGTGCCCCTGACCCTGATGCTGTTGATCAATGCCTTCCAGTATCAGTCCAAAATCAAGTCTGAGCGCATTGAACCCATGCGGGCCATCGTCAACAAGTCCACCCATTCCTTTGAACTGTTTCTGGAAGAGCGGATTTCGGCCATCCGGTTTCTGGCTTCCAGTTACACCTTTAAACAGCTTTCTGAGCAGAAAATATTGAACCAGGTCTACCATGATCTGCGCGACACCTTCGGCGGATATGTGGATCTGGGGCTAATCAACAGCAAGGGCATCCAGGTAAGCTATGCCGGTCCCTATGAGCTCTTGAATAAAGACTATTCTGAGCAGCAATGGTTCCAGGAGGTTCAGGTCCGGGGCACCTATATCAGCGATGTCTTCATGGGGTATCGAAAATTTCCGCACATCGCCCTGGCCGCCCAGCACCTGAAACCTGACGGCACCTTCTGGGTGCTGCGCGCCACCATGGACACAAAAAAATTTGACAACCTGATTGCGGCCATGGGGTTAAGCCCGATCAGCGACGCCTTTATCATCAACCCAAACGGCATTCTTCAAACCGAATCCCAGTTTTACGGCGATGTGCTTGAAGAATGCCGCCTCTCTGTCCCCCGGGGCGGCGCCGGCACCCATGTAACGGAAAAAACCGACCCGAACGGGAGAGAAGTTTTCCAGATTTCGTCAAATTTTTTAAAGCATGACTACACGCTGGTCACCGTGATTCCACGGGAGATCATTTTAAAATCCTGGCACTCCCTGCGCCAGGAGATGATCCTTATCTTTATCATCAGCTTTGTGGCCATCCTGATGGTCATTTTCTGGGTTACCACCCAGCTGGTCAAGCGCATTCAGGATGCGGATGAGCGCCGGGAGGCGGCATTCAGAAACCTGGAATACACCCAGAAGCTCTCCTCCATCGGGCGTCTGGCCGCAGGCGTGGCCCATGAAATCAACAACCCCTTGTCCATCATCAATGAAAAAGCCGGGCTGTTAAAAGATCTGGTCGAACATGACCGCTATCAGGACAAGGATAAACTCCTTAAAATGACCGCTTCCATCAATCAGTCCGTCAACCGCTGCAAATCGATCACCCAACGGCTGCTGGGATTTGCCCGTCAAATCGGGGTACATTATGAAATGCTGGATGTCAATGAGGTGCTCAAGGAAACCATCGGATTTCTGAAAAAAGAGGCGATTTCCAAAAACATCCATACCCGGTATGAACTCGATGAAGAACTGTCCAAAATATCCTCGGACCGCGGCCAGCTCCAGCAGGTTTTTTTAAATATCATTAACAATGCCTTTGCCGCGGTTGAGAAGGGCGGGGAGGTAGCCCTCAAGACCCGGGAGGTGGATGCGTATACGATTGCCGCCTCCATCAGCGACAACGGGACGGGTATGACCAATGAAACCCTCAAGCAGATATTCGAGCCGTTTTTCACCACCAATAAACAGTACGGCACCGGCCTCGGGCTGTCCATCACCTACGGCATCGTCAAAAAACTCGGCGGTGACATCAAGGTTCAGAGCAAACTTGGTGAAGGCTCCACATTTACCATCTATTTACCCAAAAAACAGGCGGGAGAGCAAAATGAATAAGGTGAAGGTCTTACTTGTGGATGACGAGGAAGAGTTCGTCTCCGCCCTGGCTGAGCGGCTGGATATTCGGGGGATTGAAGCGCATGTGGCTACAGACGGGGAACAGGCCCTGGAAATGATCGAAAATGATACCTTTCCGGTGATCGTCCTGGATGTGATTATGCCCGGCATCAGCGGCCTTGAAGTAATGCAGCGGATCAATGCCAAACAGATCGATACGGTGGTGATTCTGCTCACCGGCCACGGCTCCACCAAGGAAGGCCTTGAAGGGATGCGTATGGGCGCATTCGATTACCTGATGAAGCCTCTTGACATTGATGAACTGATTTCCAAAATGCATGAAGCCATTGAATCCAAAAACTCATAGAAGAGGTAAAAATGTCCGAGTTAAAGGGAAAAGATGTTGAATTCTTCGGCAAGATAACCGCCTCCATGACCCATGAATTCAAAAACGTGCTGGCCATCATCAAGGAATCCGCCGGCCTGATGGAGGATATCACTAAAATTGCCCCGCTATCCGAAAGCAAGCACCAGGAAAAATTCGACAATGCCCTGAGCACCGTCAAAAACCAGTTAAACCGGGGCATGGAACTGAGCACGGTTTTCAACCGGTTTGCCCATTCGCCGGACAAGCCTCAGACGGAAATCAACCTCAAAGACCTTGCCGAGCGCGTGGTAACACTCTCTGAACGACTTGCCCGGTTAAAGCATATTACCCTTACCGCCGCCCCCGATGACAAAGCGGATAAAGCCTTAAACATCACCGGCAACCCCGTATGGGCGCAAATGGCTGTTTATCAGGCCATTGAATGCTGCCTGAACCAGCTATCCCCGGAGTGTGAAATTACCCTGACCAGCAGCAGTATTGACGGGCATAAAGGGATTCGGATCGATTGCGCCAATGTTCAAACCGATGCGGCCGAATTCTGCCGGTCGC of Desulfobacterales bacterium contains these proteins:
- the acs gene encoding acetate--CoA ligase codes for the protein MTETYDAHLEEYQKIAFINSRDQYKELYDRSVKDPEGFWAEQARKYLTWDKEWDFVLKYDFHEANIEWFGGGKLNASANCLDRHMDTLKDKVALYWEGDNPNESRAYTYGDIYQRVNRFAGVLKSRGVKKGDRVIIYLPMIIELPVAMLACARIGAIHSVVFGGFSSEAIANRITDCGAKLVITADGGYRAGKPVPLKKNVDAALESCPDVETVIVVNRTDSDARLDGKKQIWWADAVKDPNLPDYVEPEPMDAEDPLFILYTSGSTGKPKGVVHTHGGYLLYSAITTRLVFDLKDDEIFWCTADIGWITGHSYIVYGPMINGLSGVMFEGVPSYPDFDRFWAIVEKYKINKFYTAPTAIRALAKEGDEHVHKHDISSLTLLGTVGEPINPEAWRWYLHHVGRDWCPIIDTWWQTETGGHMITPLPGVGPIKPGSCSYPFFGVEPVILDDTGEPVKYPNEEGILCIRQPWPGIARTVYGDHERFRDTYFSHAPGMYFTGDGAKQDEDGYFWIIGRIDDVINVSGHRLGTAEVESALVLNKNVAEAAVVGVPHSIKGQGIYAFIILKSGVTPSDDLKKELVGQVRKEIGPIATIDVIQWTDGLPKTRSGKIMRRILKKIAAGKLDELGDTSTIADESVIDKLIEERVDISSL
- a CDS encoding histone deacetylase; this translates as MGIKIGIARDDRFLAHKTGHFHPEHPKRLDAIYRMLDREFAGRLQTYTALPAAMDLVEAVHSPEHIRRILKTAEQHVTNLAPDTPVSAKSYMAAWLAAGSCIQGVDALLNSECTSFFALLRPPGHHALANRAGGFCIFNNVAIAARYALNHHRLERILVIDWDVHHGNGIQALFYHDPRVLYVSTHDLMLYPYSGEPEQTGTDWGEGYTINAPLGRSMTDDDIIWLYQAILSPVIESYRPELIMVSAGFDAHRDDPLGRSQWTEAAYTGITRLLIHAKKGVGDPPIFLALEGGYNPGALVSSVHSVLLELFENESRMPEVSPTYEKTRHLVHRLLKIHSKYGLMA
- a CDS encoding AMP-binding protein → MIKARIPAHDTASANLQSYEETRRQFDWTEIEKEFSWYGKDRMNIITESIDRWAADPERTDHPAMIFQKQGVIEAYTYRQLKEKSCQWAAMLSKRGFTQGDRLITLLPPSPETFFAMAACARIGVIFCPIFATAGFYELEIRLESTAPKGVLTHPDLVEKLSYEFASNVEYIFLTQTTGPGLFSNETPLAAEIDAMPKEFPAEPLPGNAPLYMIFTSGSTRPPKGVIHTHQDMTGILASARWVLNVKPETILWTDADPAWVTGTVYGGLAPWLCGITSVIQGDPFTAANWYWTIERHRISVCYTTPRTIRDLMEAGDDLPSRYDLSSLRHMATVGAPLVPDLFYWGGKYLNCYPHDNWWMTETGIICIANLPSLDIKPGAIGKPIPGIKAAILDEAGEELPPLSLGELALKAPWPGLMHDLWHDSARFQKYFRNDQWFVTGDIALCDEEGYFYHQGRNDDLLKAGGDKLIGPFEIEQVLTTHPAVAEAAVISKGSEPGEGSSYLKAFLTLKKGYISSNRLNYEIKAYLKANFSKDIELREIVFLDALPKTRSGKLLRRVLRAWELGLPGGDVINMQD
- a CDS encoding four helix bundle protein: MAKIERYLLSGWGHRNRNRDRDRYRDRRIMTLGHERLDVYHLSISYVAWVYEKAKGLNGVHRPARDQWLRASQSIPLNIAEGNGKTADADRRRYFEIARGSAIECATIQDVLVVGKALDKTESRSRKDELDRMAAMLSRLGGRGYQVREDHTFYGQEATGDFDPDSDSDLDGEGSSSPQGPAYHLQHPFQRTS
- a CDS encoding sigma 54-interacting transcriptional regulator, with the protein product MRDQPAIEGLFSSPVALKALIDEIPMGILILGPYRRIITMNRALEALTGFYREEAAGIGCHHILRSRICFKECPLLKLDKHSEPLSYESDIINKDRQRIPIRVTMAPVIDTSGEITGYIETVEDIRAINTHDAEMHQAFSYSHIIGKSPKMERIFQMLPLIAQNDSSVLITGETGTGKDMLAEAIHESSSRAKGPFIKVNCGALPETLLESELFGHKKGAFTGAVENKPGRFRLAQNGSLYLTEIGDLPLALQVKLLTFLDDKIVYPLGSSKGVHVDVRVIAATHRHLEQMVKAGEFREDLLFRLNVVRLHLPPLREREEDLRLLIDHFFNQFTTHFGKSVKGFTKRALDILKTYSYPGNVRELRNIIEYSVNVCQDEHIDSRHLPAYLTETPHEPKPRNEAMEAPQPMQTPPPRAAESVQGKNWAEIEKQMILDALYQAGGRRSKAAEILGWGRSTLWRKMKHYKIS
- a CDS encoding NifB/NifX family molybdenum-iron cluster-binding protein codes for the protein MKKILIPIFGNDISPRFDLTAEVYILNVDKSGHYQDERIVVLPQISAEHLCHLILTENVHVVICGGIEDEYYQYLAWKRITVYDSVIGPWQAAVSRYLDNSLHSGDILDKLKEDSIHE
- a CDS encoding ATP-binding protein, with product MSETLTSERMNGRTSEKKTRRKLQHRYLRLRRNMIIIMVLVTIVPLTLMLLINAFQYQSKIKSERIEPMRAIVNKSTHSFELFLEERISAIRFLASSYTFKQLSEQKILNQVYHDLRDTFGGYVDLGLINSKGIQVSYAGPYELLNKDYSEQQWFQEVQVRGTYISDVFMGYRKFPHIALAAQHLKPDGTFWVLRATMDTKKFDNLIAAMGLSPISDAFIINPNGILQTESQFYGDVLEECRLSVPRGGAGTHVTEKTDPNGREVFQISSNFLKHDYTLVTVIPREIILKSWHSLRQEMILIFIISFVAILMVIFWVTTQLVKRIQDADERREAAFRNLEYTQKLSSIGRLAAGVAHEINNPLSIINEKAGLLKDLVEHDRYQDKDKLLKMTASINQSVNRCKSITQRLLGFARQIGVHYEMLDVNEVLKETIGFLKKEAISKNIHTRYELDEELSKISSDRGQLQQVFLNIINNAFAAVEKGGEVALKTREVDAYTIAASISDNGTGMTNETLKQIFEPFFTTNKQYGTGLGLSITYGIVKKLGGDIKVQSKLGEGSTFTIYLPKKQAGEQNE
- a CDS encoding response regulator, with the translated sequence MNKVKVLLVDDEEEFVSALAERLDIRGIEAHVATDGEQALEMIENDTFPVIVLDVIMPGISGLEVMQRINAKQIDTVVILLTGHGSTKEGLEGMRMGAFDYLMKPLDIDELISKMHEAIESKNS